One genomic segment of Salinibacter grassmerensis includes these proteins:
- a CDS encoding M3 family oligoendopeptidase: MKTPETAADDVRWALDDLYDDPDALEKDLASLETDATNFAEEYRGRIGELEPEALADALDTLGSLQDRLGRAHAYAHLYWTADTNDADRGALRQSVQETVDRIQQRLVFFDTEWVALDAERVEELLAHEALDDYRHYLETEYQRKEHVLSEAEEKVLSEKSITGKNAWTRFFDETLGAARFELDGESLTQEQTLSKLYEPNRAVRREAAHAFTDGLKEHLRTLTYVFNTLLADKASTDRLRDYDHWLEQRNRANEVDDETVDTLIEAVTGRYDLVARFYRLKKQLLGVEELYDYDRYAPIREADSTYEWSDARALVLDAYGDFHPEMAQAARQFFEGDWIDAALVPGKRSGAFSHGTVPSAHPYVLLNYTGKPRDVQTLAHELGHGVHQSLAREQSIFHHGTPLTTAEMASVFGEMLVFQRLMRSEEDPANRLALLVAKIDDTLATVFRQVAMNRFEHRIHTARRDHGELQADQFGEHWMETQRAMFEGSVTLGEHYQYWWSYVPHFLHTPGYVYAYAFGELLVLALYARYESADGGFADRYLDLLRAGGSDWPHELVGQMGVDLEDEDFWASGLSHVEALIEEAEELADQTALGSARGNGQA, from the coding sequence ATGAAAACGCCGGAGACTGCGGCCGACGATGTTCGGTGGGCCCTTGATGACCTGTACGATGATCCTGATGCCTTAGAAAAGGATCTTGCGTCGCTAGAGACCGACGCGACGAATTTCGCCGAGGAGTACCGAGGACGGATTGGGGAGCTGGAACCCGAAGCACTGGCCGACGCCCTGGACACACTCGGCTCCCTCCAAGATCGGCTCGGCCGGGCACATGCCTACGCACACCTGTACTGGACCGCCGACACCAACGACGCCGACCGGGGGGCGCTCCGGCAGTCGGTGCAGGAGACCGTGGACCGCATCCAGCAGCGTCTCGTCTTCTTCGACACCGAATGGGTGGCCCTTGACGCAGAGCGCGTGGAGGAGCTCCTCGCCCACGAGGCCCTCGACGATTATCGCCACTACCTCGAGACCGAATATCAGCGCAAGGAGCATGTGCTGAGTGAGGCCGAGGAAAAGGTGCTCTCGGAAAAGAGCATTACTGGCAAGAACGCCTGGACCCGCTTCTTCGACGAAACCCTCGGCGCGGCGCGGTTCGAGCTCGACGGCGAGTCGCTTACCCAGGAACAGACCCTATCGAAACTCTACGAGCCCAACCGGGCGGTCCGGCGGGAGGCGGCCCATGCCTTCACGGACGGACTGAAAGAACACCTCCGTACCCTCACGTACGTCTTCAACACGCTCCTGGCGGACAAGGCCTCCACCGATCGACTCCGCGACTACGACCACTGGCTCGAACAGCGAAACCGTGCGAACGAGGTGGATGACGAGACGGTCGACACGCTCATCGAGGCCGTCACTGGACGATACGACCTCGTGGCACGGTTCTACCGCCTCAAAAAGCAACTCTTGGGCGTCGAAGAGCTTTACGACTACGACCGCTACGCGCCCATCCGCGAAGCGGACTCGACCTATGAGTGGAGCGACGCGCGGGCCCTCGTTCTGGACGCCTATGGCGACTTCCACCCCGAAATGGCACAGGCGGCCCGCCAGTTCTTCGAGGGGGACTGGATCGATGCCGCGCTCGTCCCGGGCAAGCGCAGCGGCGCCTTCAGTCACGGGACGGTGCCGAGTGCGCACCCCTACGTGCTGCTCAACTACACAGGCAAGCCCCGCGACGTGCAGACCCTCGCCCACGAGCTGGGCCACGGGGTGCACCAGTCCCTGGCACGCGAACAGTCCATTTTTCATCATGGCACCCCCCTCACGACCGCCGAGATGGCGTCCGTCTTCGGCGAGATGCTCGTCTTTCAGCGCCTGATGCGCAGCGAGGAGGATCCAGCGAATCGACTTGCCCTGCTCGTTGCCAAGATTGACGACACGCTCGCGACGGTCTTTCGGCAGGTGGCCATGAATCGGTTCGAGCACCGCATCCACACTGCCCGACGCGATCACGGAGAGCTTCAGGCGGATCAGTTCGGGGAGCACTGGATGGAGACGCAGCGGGCTATGTTCGAGGGAAGTGTGACCCTCGGTGAACACTACCAATATTGGTGGAGCTACGTCCCTCACTTCCTGCACACGCCGGGCTACGTGTACGCCTACGCGTTCGGCGAGCTACTGGTGCTGGCCCTGTACGCCCGCTACGAGTCGGCCGATGGGGGCTTCGCCGACCGCTACCTGGATCTCCTCCGGGCGGGCGGGTCCGACTGGCCGCACGAGCTGGTGGGACAGATGGGCGTGGACCTGGAAGACGAAGACTTCTGGGCCAGCGGCCTCTCACACGTCGAGGCCCTCATTGAGGAGGCGGAAGAGCTTGCGGACCAGACGGCGCTCGGCTCGGCCCGCGGGAACGGACAGGCGTGA
- a CDS encoding universal stress protein translates to MLAIDDLLVARDFSSVSDRAVRYALDVAARTGATLHVLHADVLHEAPDPDADEGRSPGDGFSRFRDAVKQEGTVSADALDAVTIKEVVRRDVSAGPAIVNYATEADVDLIALGTHGRRGPSRILLGSVAEEVVRRSDQPVLSVRGDADGQSESSPRIVDRILVPVDFSDPSRETLRTAKEWAALYDASIDVLHVVAKRIQPAFYTGGVQSIYDMEPDIEQKMMDRLETFVADTGGPERTIRPHVVVGNAAPDIAEFVDTESVDLVAMSTHGRTGLDRFLLGSVAEKVVRYVHCPVLTMKPFGTTFTTPEEKSESSA, encoded by the coding sequence ATGCTCGCAATTGACGACCTACTGGTCGCCCGCGACTTTTCGTCGGTATCCGATCGGGCCGTCCGGTATGCCCTTGACGTAGCCGCACGGACGGGCGCCACGCTCCACGTTCTGCACGCCGACGTCCTGCACGAGGCTCCCGATCCGGACGCCGACGAGGGCCGTTCGCCGGGCGACGGCTTTTCGCGATTTCGCGACGCGGTGAAGCAGGAGGGTACCGTCTCGGCCGACGCCCTCGACGCGGTGACCATCAAAGAAGTGGTGCGTCGTGACGTGTCCGCTGGGCCCGCGATCGTCAACTACGCGACGGAGGCGGACGTGGATCTTATCGCCCTGGGCACACATGGACGACGCGGGCCAAGCCGCATCCTGCTGGGCAGTGTGGCCGAGGAGGTGGTGCGCCGGTCCGACCAGCCGGTGCTGTCCGTTCGGGGCGATGCCGACGGCCAGTCAGAATCCTCCCCCCGAATTGTTGACCGGATTCTCGTCCCCGTCGACTTTTCTGATCCGTCCCGCGAGACCCTCCGCACCGCAAAAGAGTGGGCCGCCCTGTACGACGCTTCGATCGACGTTCTGCACGTCGTGGCCAAGCGCATTCAGCCTGCCTTCTACACGGGTGGGGTGCAGTCCATTTACGACATGGAGCCGGACATCGAGCAGAAGATGATGGACCGCCTGGAGACCTTCGTCGCCGACACCGGCGGGCCGGAGCGGACGATCCGACCGCACGTGGTTGTGGGAAATGCGGCGCCGGACATCGCTGAATTTGTGGACACCGAGTCGGTTGATCTTGTGGCCATGTCGACCCACGGCCGTACCGGGCTCGATCGCTTTCTGCTTGGAAGCGTGGCCGAGAAAGTTGTCCGATACGTGCACTGCCCGGTCCTGACAATGAAGCCCTTTGGGACGACCTTCACCACGCCGGAAGAGAAGTCTGAGTCTAGCGCGTGA
- a CDS encoding class I SAM-dependent methyltransferase — MSDSPRPSSQPDFWDVRYERERHLFGAEPNAFVQEEVHRLPTGSEVVELGAGEGRTMAWLAQKHGHHVTAVDFSETALATAREWADAPALSFEIVQADVRTWQPDRQWDAAVVTFLQLLPDERQRLYDSLKNIVRPGGWIFAEWFRPTHLTGTYDRMGPSRADRMVPVEEVRRAFADERRASVKAVDAKLREGPHLNGEAAVVRATVRAGAS; from the coding sequence ATGTCCGATTCGCCACGCCCGAGTAGTCAGCCTGACTTCTGGGACGTCCGCTACGAACGAGAACGACACCTCTTCGGGGCGGAGCCGAATGCCTTCGTGCAAGAAGAAGTCCACCGCCTGCCCACCGGAAGCGAGGTTGTGGAGCTGGGGGCAGGGGAGGGGCGCACGATGGCCTGGCTCGCCCAGAAGCACGGGCATCACGTGACCGCCGTCGACTTTTCGGAGACGGCACTGGCCACGGCCCGAGAGTGGGCAGACGCCCCCGCCCTGTCGTTCGAGATCGTCCAGGCCGACGTGCGCACTTGGCAGCCCGATCGGCAGTGGGATGCGGCCGTCGTCACGTTTCTGCAGTTGCTTCCCGATGAGCGTCAACGGCTGTACGACTCGCTAAAAAACATCGTACGTCCCGGCGGATGGATCTTTGCCGAATGGTTCCGGCCCACCCACCTGACGGGCACCTACGACCGCATGGGACCGAGCCGGGCAGACCGGATGGTGCCGGTGGAAGAAGTACGTCGGGCCTTTGCGGACGAACGTCGTGCTTCTGTAAAGGCCGTGGACGCGAAGCTCCGCGAGGGCCCGCATCTCAACGGGGAGGCCGCTGTCGTGCGGGCCACTGTACGGGCCGGGGCTTCCTGA
- a CDS encoding universal stress protein has protein sequence MLRVDRILFPTDGSECAGQAHRHAQHLAAHFDAALHVISVEEHDVDPDEVIEVEEASLQARVHGVEPGGGALPAARLRERAVTHPTAAGGILNYVVQYDVDLVVMGTHGRRGLRRLVLGSVAEEAVRKAPCPVLTVGRGAVAPQDMEGGTLLVPVDFSEHRFRLMAHAREIAPVYGMDLTLLHVVDATGLPNAYGAHGSPPDPGVLSDRAEEVLDVEAESLRTKGIEVTLDVRGGHPAAEVLDVAEERGAAFIAIATHGRTGLERMLMGSVAEKVLRRAPCPVCAVKSFGRSLVDGHDSAGA, from the coding sequence ATGTTGCGCGTCGACCGCATTTTATTTCCCACCGACGGGTCTGAGTGTGCGGGGCAGGCCCATCGTCACGCCCAGCACCTTGCTGCTCATTTCGATGCCGCCCTTCATGTCATCTCCGTCGAGGAGCACGACGTTGATCCTGATGAGGTGATCGAGGTCGAAGAGGCGAGTCTCCAGGCACGTGTGCATGGAGTGGAGCCGGGAGGGGGGGCGCTGCCGGCCGCACGCCTTCGAGAGCGGGCCGTCACCCATCCGACCGCGGCCGGGGGCATTCTCAACTACGTTGTTCAGTACGACGTGGACCTGGTCGTCATGGGCACGCACGGCCGTCGAGGCCTACGGCGCCTCGTCCTGGGCAGCGTGGCGGAGGAGGCGGTTCGAAAGGCGCCGTGTCCCGTGCTGACGGTCGGACGGGGGGCGGTCGCCCCCCAAGACATGGAGGGCGGCACCCTGCTGGTCCCGGTCGACTTTTCGGAGCACCGGTTTCGGCTGATGGCCCACGCCCGAGAGATTGCCCCAGTGTACGGCATGGACCTTACACTTCTCCACGTCGTGGATGCGACGGGCCTGCCCAATGCCTACGGAGCGCACGGCTCCCCGCCCGATCCCGGCGTCCTATCGGACCGGGCCGAAGAGGTGCTCGACGTGGAGGCCGAGTCCCTCCGAACGAAGGGAATCGAAGTAACGCTCGACGTGCGCGGGGGACACCCGGCCGCTGAAGTCCTGGACGTGGCGGAGGAACGCGGTGCGGCCTTCATCGCCATTGCAACCCACGGCCGAACGGGGCTGGAGCGCATGCTGATGGGCAGTGTGGCGGAAAAGGTGCTTCGCCGAGCGCCGTGCCCGGTCTGCGCCGTGAAGTCTTTCGGTCGGTCGCTGGTCGACGGCCACGACAGTGCCGGCGCGTAG
- a CDS encoding adenine nucleotide alpha hydrolase, which yields MALPRSQDGLVLMWSGGKDAMLALDVLHSQSPRRVGALLTTVTEDRERVTMHGTSLSLLERQADALDLPLHVMRVPPQPPNEVYEARLEAALTPLLETGFSTVVAGDLFLDDVRAYREELIESFGATALFPLWGRDTTWLAQHFSARGYQAVVTTVDTTQLDSSFVGRAYDDAFLEDLPDGVDPCGEQGAFHTFVTDGPPFARPVSVAENGRDTTGRFHTARLRSTREGA from the coding sequence ATGGCGCTCCCCCGTTCGCAGGATGGCCTCGTGCTGATGTGGAGTGGAGGCAAGGATGCGATGCTGGCGCTCGACGTGCTTCACAGTCAATCGCCCCGGCGCGTGGGGGCCCTGCTCACGACGGTGACGGAGGACAGGGAGCGCGTCACGATGCACGGCACCTCTCTGTCTCTCCTGGAGCGGCAGGCCGATGCGCTCGATCTTCCGCTCCACGTCATGCGAGTGCCGCCACAGCCCCCGAATGAGGTGTACGAGGCGCGTCTGGAAGCGGCCCTGACGCCCCTTCTGGAAACCGGATTCTCCACCGTCGTCGCGGGGGATCTGTTTCTCGATGACGTGCGCGCCTACCGCGAAGAACTGATCGAGTCGTTCGGGGCCACAGCTCTATTCCCGCTGTGGGGGCGCGACACGACGTGGTTGGCCCAGCACTTTTCGGCGCGGGGCTACCAGGCCGTCGTTACCACCGTCGATACCACCCAGCTCGACTCATCCTTCGTGGGACGGGCCTACGACGACGCATTTCTTGAGGACCTACCCGACGGGGTAGATCCCTGCGGCGAGCAAGGGGCCTTCCATACGTTTGTGACTGACGGCCCGCCGTTCGCACGCCCCGTGTCTGTAGCAGAAAACGGCCGAGATACCACGGGACGCTTTCACACGGCCCGCCTGAGGTCTACGAGGGAGGGGGCATAA